One window of Chionomys nivalis chromosome 10, mChiNiv1.1, whole genome shotgun sequence genomic DNA carries:
- the LOC130883163 gene encoding 60S ribosomal protein L34, which yields MVQRLTYRRRLSYNTASNKTRLSRTPGNRIVYLYTKKVGKAPKSACGVCPGRLRGVRAVRPKVLMRLSKTKKHVSRAYGGSMCAKCVRDRIKRAFLIEEQKIVVKVLKAQAQSQKAK from the coding sequence ATGGTCCAGCGTTTGACATACCGTCGTAGGCTCTCCTACAACACAGCCTCCAACAAAACTAGGCTGTCTCGAACTCCTGGCAACAGGATTGTTTACCTTTACACCAAGAAGGTTGGAAAAGCACCTAAATcagcatgcggtgtgtgcccggGCCGACTCCGAGGGGTTCGTGCTGTGAGACCGAAAGTCCTCATGAGATTGTCTAAGACAAAGAAGCATGTCAGCCGGGCCTATGGTGGCTCCATGTGTGCCAAGTGTGTCCGTGACAGGATCAAGCGGGCTTTCCTTATTGAGGAGCAGAAAATTGTTGTGAAAGTGTTGAAGGCACAAGCGCAGAGTCAGAAAGCGAAATAA